TCTTATCCACGCTTCCGAATCTAAAATGGTTCTTTGTTGCTAAAAGCCAAGGAGATTGAGATGGGTGCTTAGAAGACTAAAGCTAAGACATCAGATTGCAACTCCAACACAAGAAACAAGGACACTGAACAAAGCAACAGAGGATCAAAGAAAACATGCCATGAACGTAGCCATCGCCACAGCTGCAGCAGCTGAGGCGGCGGTTGCAGGCTTGCAGCCGCCAAGGCAGCTGCTGAGGTTGTCCGGATGGCGGAAAACGCCTTCACTTCACAACATTTTGTCAAGAAGAGTACTGATCCTAATTTGGCAGCTATCAAGATTCAGAGTGCCTTAAGGGCATAGCTGGCTAGACACTCTACTTTGAGATTTTCAACATGACTTAGTCTCTTGcagtgtttttttaaaatatagtccCAATGGTCACTCGAACGGGGGACCTCTAACACAATGGCCAGGGTCCTTTCCAGTTGAGTTAATGACCTCGGGTCTCTTACAGTGTTTGATTTTGTGtattggttacaaaataggcgAGGAAAGCGTTGCGGGCACTGAAGGCTCTTGTAAGGCTTCAAGCAATTGTCCGTGGCCGCGCTGTTAGGAGAAAGGTTTCTTCTAACAAAGCTTCAACATCAAGCCTCATCCAGAGGAAACACTTGTCTAAGACCAAAACTGAGATCAAAGAAGAACTCAAGATACCAAAACGTTCAATGTGTAATGGTCAAAATGGTTGGGACAGTAGCGCACTCACCAAGGAAGACATCAAAGCCATACGGTTGAGGAAGCAAGAAGGTGCGGTCAAGCGTGAGCGTATGTTAAAGTACTCCCGGTCTCATCGAGTAAGCTCTCACTTTCTTAATATAACCGGTTCGTTTAGGTTTGGAGTCTTATCTATAGTTTTATTACAGGAGAGAAGAAGTCCTCACATGCTTCTGGAGTCATTGTACACAACGGACATGGGGATGAGAAGCTGTCGGCTTGAACATTGGGGTGAATCAAAGTCTGAAATGGTTGTTGTCCCTACAAAAGTAAAGCTTAGAACATTGCAGAGACAAGACTCTGGTGATGGACAAGACTCTCCGTTCTCTTTCCCAAGGAGATCATTTAATCTAAGGTCTTAAATTAAACTACTTCCAGTTTCCAACGTTGCATCGAAGCTTTTCAAGACGAGTTTTATTGGCTTCCCAAAATATGTTTCTCATTTTCTATATAGAACGGCTACTTTGTAGTTAATAATGTAGGCGTGGAGAAAATTACTCtggaacacacacacacacacacacacattgtTCATTAGTTATCTTTCACGATAATCCATTAACTACGTGGGATAAATTACATACCACAACAAAGAAACATTTTTGTTGAAAagcttttaaaagaaaacattttagGCGACGAGGTGGAAACCTCCGGAGCCCTCAAGAAGCTTGGTTACTACATTGACTCTTCGACCGGTGTGCTTCTCTGTGGACGCCACCCGAAAGCTTACTACTTGTGGGATCCTGTTACGAGGAAGCAGCATAAGATCCCGAGGCATAGGGTTCATTTCGAGGAGGTTTGTATGTCTTTGATCACCGAGGATTGTCCTGTTGAAGGTTTTAGCTACAAGGTGGTCCGTGGGGAGTGTGTTTCTTATGCGGCGCATAGTAATAAGGTGAGAGTGGAGATTTATTCTTCTAAGACCACCACGTGGGGCTACTCTGAGCTGGCTTGCAATGAGGCGGTGTCTCTCACTCCCTGGACTGCAGGGAGAGTGATTAAAGGTGTGGTGTATTGGCACACCACGGGAGGTAAAGTCGCCATCTACGACACAGAAGATGAGGAGAAAAGGATCGATGTGATAAAGCTTCCCAAGACGTTTAACTACGATGAGCAGGTTCTGGGAGAATCCTCTGACGGGTGTTTGCAATACGGATGGAGTAATAAGTCTGTGATGGAGATATGGAAGCTGGAGAAGGTTGGCGAGGTTCTTGAGTGGAGCATTCAGTTTAAGGTGAATTTCAAGGCCATGTGGAGGTTGAACCCGGTGGAGTCTGCGAGGTTCAGCACTAGGACTAAAGAGACGCAGCTGCTTGCGTTCTTTAACCAGAACTCGGACTCGGTTTTCATCAGATGCGACTCGCACATCTGCGTGTTTGACACGAAGACTCAGAGGGTTGAAGAGGTTCAGTACCAAGGACGAGGGTCTTCGTTCGTTTGGGATTACTGCAAGGTCTTGCCTTACTTTCAGCTATCTTGgccttgttcttcttcttctctgctGGAAGAAGGAAACATCTGAAGATCGAAACTGTGATGTCCCTTTCCGCAGTAATAAGTAGcttatgataataataataataatcagttAGTGTGTAAGCCTCTAATATCATTTTGTTGTGTGATGGCCATTGGATTATA
This genomic stretch from Brassica napus cultivar Da-Ae chromosome C9, Da-Ae, whole genome shotgun sequence harbors:
- the LOC125592806 gene encoding F-box protein At5g03970-like, giving the protein LRGINYIPQQRNIFVEKLLKENILGDEVETSGALKKLGYYIDSSTGVLLCGRHPKAYYLWDPVTRKQHKIPRHRVHFEEVCMSLITEDCPVEGFSYKVVRGECVSYAAHSNKVRVEIYSSKTTTWGYSELACNEAVSLTPWTAGRVIKGVVYWHTTGGKVAIYDTEDEEKRIDVIKLPKTFNYDEQVLGESSDGCLQYGWSNKSVMEIWKLEKVGEVLEWSIQFKVNFKAMWRLNPVESARFSTRTKETQLLAFFNQNSDSVFIRCDSHICVFDTKTQRVEEVQYQGRGSSFVWDYCKVLPYFQLSWPCSSSSLLEEGNI